The following is a genomic window from Armatimonadota bacterium.
TCCCGTACCACTGCGCGATCGCCTCGCGGAATGCCGGCAGGCCGTTCCCCGTCTCGTCGTACTGGTGCGTGCGCGCATCGCGCGCCGCGCGGCACAGCGCCTCGACCACGTGGGGCGGCGTCGGCCGGTCCGGATCGCCGATGCCGAGGTCAATCAGATCAGCCCCCTTGGCGAGCATCTCGCGCTTGATGCGTGCCAGTTCGGCAAAGGGATACGGCGGTGTCGTTAACACTCGCTGAGCGATCTGCAATTCACACTCTCCTTGGTCCACGGAGTACACAGATGGGAATGGGTATGGATAGGGCTCGTAGGTCTGCCTGCGACCACGGCAGGATCCTTTGCCGCACCTGGCGCAGGCCCTGCGTTTCCAGCACGCGCGCAGACGCGCCGACTCAGGCGGACATCCGAATCGGCGCGATTCGCGCTGATCGGCGGCCTATCCCCGCAGCCACTCGCCGGTAAAGACCTCCTCGGCAGGACCGGTGATGAAGACGTGGTCGTCATCGGGATTCCACGACACCCTGAGCTCGCCCCCGCGCAGATGCAGCACCGCCTTGCGCCCCGCGCGGCCCGTGAGATGCGCCGCGACCAGCGAGGCCGACGCGCCGGTGCCGCACGCCAGCGTCTCCCCCGCGCCGCGCTCCCACACCCGCATGCGCAGTTCCGCCGGATTCACCACCTGCACGAACTCGACGTTCGTCCGCCGCGGGAACAGGTCGTGGGTCTCCACCGCCGGGCCGATCCGCTCCACCGGGTGCTTGTCCACGTCACTAACGAATATGACGCAGTGGGGGTTACCCATCGAAACGCAGGTGACCTCCAGGCGCTCCCCGAGTACGCGCAGGCGCTCGTTGATGACGCGGCCGGCCTTGCCTTTCATCGGGATCTCCCTGCGCTCAAGGCGCGGCTGCCCCATGTCCACTTTGATCGCCTGCACTTTGCCCGATCGAATCTGCAGTTGCGGCCGGATGATCCCGGCCAGGGTTTCGATCTCCAGTTCCCGCCGCCGCGTCAGCTTGCGATCGTGCGCGTACTTGGCAAAGCAGCGAACCCCGTTGCCGCACATCTCCGCCTCGCTGCCGTCGGGGTTGAAAATGCGCATCCGGAAATGGGCCGACTTCGACGGCAGCACGACGATGATGCCGTCCGAGCCGATGCCGAAATGCCGGTCCGACATCTCGCGCGCCAGCCGCGGCAGACGCTGCTCCGCTATGTCCTGATTGATGCCGTCAATGATGACGTAATCATTGCCCAGCCCGTGCATCTTGCTGAAGTACATCGCGCTAACCTTGCGGCTCACCCTCGCCGCCTTGCTGCTCCTGACGATGCCGCAGCGCCTGGCCGCAGATGTCCGGAATCGGCTCCACGGGCCGCATCGCCGCGATCGCGTGTTTGTACACTAGGTGCGGCATGCCCTCGGCTTCAATGACCACGGTGAAGTTGTCGAATCCCTTGACCACCCCGCGCACCTCCGCGCCGGTGACGAGTGTCACCACCACCTCAAGCTCGCGACGCCGAAGGAAATTCAGAAAGAAGTCTTGGAGATTGACCGCGCTTCTCGGCATCTCAACTGGTCACGAGGACGTGCTGCGCTGGGCGTCGCAGATGACGTCGGCAGCCGCCCCCGCGCCGCCCGCGGCGGACACGTCGAGCCATTGCAGCAGCGACTCCGCGCGAAACCACGTCAACTGCCGCCGCGCGTAGTGTCGCGTATCGCGCTTGATCAGATGCACGGCGGTGTCGAGATCCGTTTCGCCGCCCAAGTGCGCCGCCAACTGCCGGTAGCCAAGCCCCTTCATGGAGATCAGGCTCTCGGAATAGCCGCGGTCGAGAAGCCGGCGCGCCTCTTCGAGCAGGCCGCGCTGCATCATGCCATCGACCCGCGCGTCTATCCTCCGATACAGGTCACTGCGAGGCACGTTGAGCCCAAACGCCACCACATTATACTGACGGCTCGGTTGGTGGTCAAGGCGATGATGGCTCGACAGCGGCCGACCCGTCAGCAGATACACCTCCAGCGCGCGCACCACGCGTCTCACGTTGTTGGGGTGGATGCGTGCCGCCGCCGCCGGATCCACCTCCCCCAGGCGGTCATGCAGTTCCTGCGCGCCGCGGCGCGCCGCTTCATCCTCGAGCCGCTTCCGCAAATCCCAATCCGCAGCGGCAATGGGCAGGTCGAGGCCGTAGAGCACGGCCCTGACGTACAGCCCCGTGCCCCCGCACAGTACCGGCAGCCTCGCCCGCGCATGAATGTCGGCGATCGCGCACTCCGCATCCCGCTTGTATCGCGCGACGGAGTACTCCTCGTCCGGCTCGGCGATGTCGATACAGTGGTGAGCAACCCCGCGGCGCTCCTCCGCCGTGGGTTTCGCGGTGCCGATGTCCATATGACGATAGACCTGCATGGAATCGGCCGACACCACTTCGCCTCCGAGCCGCAGGCAGCACTCCACCGCGACGGCCGTCTTCCCGACCGCGGTGGGGCCGACGATTATGACCAGCGGCGTCGCCGCGTCAGCGTGCCAAGGGCGATGCGGTGAGGAGTTCGTAACCGACATGATAGTGCCGCGAGCGGATCACCGCTGGAACCGGCGATCCAACTCGAAGTTCGTGATAGACATAATGATCGGCTGGCCGTGCGGGCAGGTGTATGGCCGGCTCGACCGCGCCAATCGGTCGAGCAACTCCACCATCTCCTGCGGCGCGAGCGGCGTGCCCGCCTTGATCGCCGAATGGCACGCGGCCGCCGCGAGAATCGCCTCCCGCGGCAGGCTGATCTCACCTCCGGTCGGCTGCGCGCTCAGTTCCTCAAGCAGGTCGCGCAGTAGCTCCTCCGGATCGAGCTTGGCCATGATCGCGGGCATCCCCCGCACCACGAACGTGTCCGACCCGAACGGCTCGACCTCCACACCAATGCCGGTGAAGGCATCGAGGTTGCGTTCGAGCAGTTCCGCTTCACGCCGTCCGAGATGCACCGTGGCCGGCATCACGAGCCGCTGCACGGGAGGCGTCGCGCCCTCGTTGGCGGATTCCAGATCATCGTAGAGCACGCGCTCGTGCGCGCGGTGCTGGTCAACGATCATCAGCCCGCCGGGGCCTTCGGCGACAATGTACGTTGCGCGCAGTTGGCCGAGCGGGTTGATGGCGAGTGTGCCTGCGGCAGGCTGAGGCCGCGGCGCGGTGGGC
Proteins encoded in this region:
- the miaA gene encoding tRNA (adenosine(37)-N6)-dimethylallyltransferase MiaA; its protein translation is MSVTNSSPHRPWHADAATPLVIIVGPTAVGKTAVAVECCLRLGGEVVSADSMQVYRHMDIGTAKPTAEERRGVAHHCIDIAEPDEEYSVARYKRDAECAIADIHARARLPVLCGGTGLYVRAVLYGLDLPIAAADWDLRKRLEDEAARRGAQELHDRLGEVDPAAAARIHPNNVRRVVRALEVYLLTGRPLSSHHRLDHQPSRQYNVVAFGLNVPRSDLYRRIDARVDGMMQRGLLEEARRLLDRGYSESLISMKGLGYRQLAAHLGGETDLDTAVHLIKRDTRHYARRQLTWFRAESLLQWLDVSAAGGAGAAADVICDAQRSTSS
- the hfq gene encoding RNA chaperone Hfq, whose protein sequence is MPRSAVNLQDFFLNFLRRRELEVVVTLVTGAEVRGVVKGFDNFTVVIEAEGMPHLVYKHAIAAMRPVEPIPDICGQALRHRQEQQGGEGEPQG
- a CDS encoding diaminopimelate epimerase, whose amino-acid sequence is MYFSKMHGLGNDYVIIDGINQDIAEQRLPRLAREMSDRHFGIGSDGIIVVLPSKSAHFRMRIFNPDGSEAEMCGNGVRCFAKYAHDRKLTRRRELEIETLAGIIRPQLQIRSGKVQAIKVDMGQPRLERREIPMKGKAGRVINERLRVLGERLEVTCVSMGNPHCVIFVSDVDKHPVERIGPAVETHDLFPRRTNVEFVQVVNPAELRMRVWERGAGETLACGTGASASLVAAHLTGRAGRKAVLHLRGGELRVSWNPDDDHVFITGPAEEVFTGEWLRG